CCGGGCTCGGAGCGGACTCCACGACGCGCACGGACACCTGCCCCGCCTGGGCCGCCGGCTCGAGGACGCGGTGGCTCTCACGGACCACCTCGACCAGATCGAGGAGCGTGTGGTCGATCCCGGTCTCGCCGGAGTCGGAGCGGGCCAGGGTCAGCAGGTTCTCGACGAGGCTCGCCAGCCGGTCGCCGTTGCGGCTGATGACCTCGATGACGCGTCGTTGGCGGTCCGTGATGGCGCCCAGGTCCTCGTCGGCGAGGAGCTCCAGGTAGCCGTTGATGCTGGCGAGAGGGGTGCGCAGCTCGTGGGAGACGGTCGAGACCAGCTCGGACTTGACCCGGTTGGCCTCCTCGAGGTGCTCCACCGCCTCGGTCATGTGCCGGTAGGCCTGCGCCTGTGACAGGGCCGAGCCCAGGTCGCTCGCGAGCTGCTCGACCAGGGCCCGCCGGTCCGGGCTCCAGGGCCGGGACGTCCGGACGGCGTGCAGGGCCAGCCAGCCCACGAGCTCGCCCGCGACCCACATCGGCGCGCCGAGGTAGGAGCCGATGCCCATCACGTCGACGAGGTGCGCCGTGTTCTCGGGGCCGATCCGCGGGTCGGCCGCGACGTCGTCGATGCTCAGCGTCTCGCGCCGATGGGCGGTCTCGAGACACAGCCCGGCGAACCCCGGCGGTACCTCGAGCCCCGCGGCCAGGTGGCAACCCGGCAGCGACCACTGCTCGACCACCGAGCCGATGCTCACGCCGTCGGCGAGCCGGATGACACAGCGGTCGGCCTGGACCACGGGGCCGATCGCGGTCACGGCGCGGCGGAGCACGGCCTGGGGGTCGAGGTCCTGACGCACCAGGCCGGCCACGAGCCGCAGCTGCGCCTGCTGCTCGGCCCTGGCGCGCAGCTCGGCCTCGGCCTGCTGGAGCTGCACCACGGCGTCGTACAGCTGGGCGGTCGACTGCTCGCCCACCGTCTCGGCCGTCGTGCGCGCGCGGCGCTCCCGCTC
The DNA window shown above is from Nocardioides ginsengisegetis and carries:
- a CDS encoding ATP-binding protein → MTSEADEEIALLRRQLERERRARTTAETVGEQSTAQLYDAVVQLQQAEAELRARAEQQAQLRLVAGLVRQDLDPQAVLRRAVTAIGPVVQADRCVIRLADGVSIGSVVEQWSLPGCHLAAGLEVPPGFAGLCLETAHRRETLSIDDVAADPRIGPENTAHLVDVMGIGSYLGAPMWVAGELVGWLALHAVRTSRPWSPDRRALVEQLASDLGSALSQAQAYRHMTEAVEHLEEANRVKSELVSTVSHELRTPLASINGYLELLADEDLGAITDRQRRVIEVISRNGDRLASLVENLLTLARSDSGETGIDHTLLDLVEVVRESHRVLEPAAQAGQVSVRVVESAPSPVHGSRDELERLVINLVSNAIKFTPAGGEVCLQLTTTEDHVTLTVADTGVGIAAEDVPLVFDRFYRAQSATTNAVQGTGLGLAVVRTIVDHHAGHIELTSEPDAGTTVRVRLPRAVPAGPASA